In Leifsonia sp. PS1209, the genomic stretch GGCATTTTCGTGAGCCGACGTGCCGAATGTCTTCTCGGCCAGACGATGACCGCGTATCGCATCCGGTCGTCTCTTTATCGTTGATTCTCGTTGTCTGCACACGCAGCGTCCGCGGGCTGCTTCGCGGGCGTCCGTCGTCGGAACCCTGGCCACCGGATGATGTAGAACGCTGCGGCACCGAGGGCGAGCTGGAACAGGACGTCGAGGTTGAACAACCGGAATGCCTGTGGCAGCGAGAACAGGAGCGCGGCCGACGACGCGGCGACCCAGGCCCATTCCATACTGCCCTGTTCACCTCGACGGTGAGCGTAGAGCGCCAGCGTGCCGAGTATGGCGGAGAGCACGAACACTCCGACGTATCCGAAGTCGAACCACATCTGCCCAAAGCCCGTGTAGACGTTGAACCACATGGGTGAGTGCACAGCACCTGCGATCGTGTTTGGCACGTGCACGTCGGGGAACACTGCGTTCACGAGCTTCAGTGGAGTGAAGATGGTGGTTCCCCACTGGAACGGGTCGACGCCCATCCTGGTGGCGGATGAGAACGCTGCGATGCCGCCCATGAAGTAAAGAACCGGTGCGGCGATCCAGCCAGGGAGCCAGTTCGAGTACTCGGTGGCGGTGTCATTCTTCGACAGGCTCGCTCCGACGACGGTGAAGTACACGAGGCCGGCAATCACCGCGACGCCCATGATGACGTACACGTAGATCGGGAACGGCTTCCGCCCTGGTGGGTGGTCGTCCTTCGCGAGTGACTGGCGGGCGTACAGCCAGAAGACCACTGTCACGACGAGCAACGTCAGGAGGTTGATGCGGGCAGGGTTCTGGGCGACCAGCCCGAACGCCGCCACGCTGATCAACCACCACCATCGGGAGAACCTGTACGCGCCGTACACGCCGAGGCAGGAGACGACGGGCCCGAGCGCGGCGAGGAGGACGACGGGGCCGCCGCCGCGGGCGACGGTGTTCTGCGCCGCGCGGATCTCTTTGAGGCTGAGGTGCTCGTAGGCCTCGCCTGCCGCGTTAGCCACACCGGCACGGAAGGCGATCACGCCGATGACGAAGAGGGCGAAGATCACGATCGTCACGACGAGGAATCGGCGGAACGCCAGCTTACGGTCTCCCTGGCGGGCGACGTGCGGTTTCAGATGGGGCAGGAACGACGGCGCGGCAAGGCCGATCAGTCCGAGGCTGATCGCGATGAGCGTCACCCAGTTCAGAGGTTCGAACCGGATCGGCTGCAGCAGGTAGAGCAGAAAGATCCCTGCCCACAGACACAGCGACCACGCGAGCGGGCTGCGACGGTCTCGGTACATCGAGAACCCGGCTGCGGCCAACGCTACGAGCAGCGCGACGAACTCCATCTACTTCAACCATTCTTCGGGTTCCGGGAGTCATCCCCCCAGTTGATTCATCTACTGATTCTGCCCGATGTTTCGGCGCCCGATGTCCAATCCGTACCGCCCGCCCCGTTCTGGGGACGGATGAGAGATGTTCTCATGGTGGACGGCTCGGTCGATCAGACCAGGATCGGCAGCATCGCCGCTTCCCGCGGCGCTAACTCGACCCCTGGCGAGGACCGCGCGATCGCGCGTGAAGTCGTGAATCGCATGGAACAATAGCGTCTCGTGACCATCTTCGATCCGCGGCAGAACAGCATCGGCTTCCTGAGATTGCTGTTCGCAACCCTCGTGATCGTCGAACACGCCTGGCCGCTCGGTGGGTTCGGGACTCACCTCGGGCGGACCGAGAACAACGTTGGCTTCCTCTGTGTGGAGGGGTTCTTCGCCCTTTCGGGTTTCCTCATCACTCGGAGCGCGTCCCGGCAAAGCACGGGGCGATATTTGTGGCATCGCATTCTCCGCATCTTCCCCGCTTACTGGGTCTGTCTACTGGTGATTGCAGTGGTCTTCGCGCCAATCGTCTGGCGGACAGGCCACTCTCTGTGGCGCTACTTCACTGCGACCCCGACAGCGGTCGGTTATGTGCTGAACAACTCTCTGCTATCGACCATGCAGCAGGGAATCGGCGGGACTTTGGCTTCCAACCCGTTTCCAAACCTCTGGAACGGGCCTCTCTACACGCTCTACTACGAATTCATTTGCTACCTGGTGGTCGGCGGCCTCGCTGCGCTCGGGGTCTTGAACGCGAAGACCGTCCTGACTGTCGGAGCAGGTGTGTGGGTGTGGCTGCAGCTCATCGAGGTGGGGGCAGCGGGCGTGGTCGATAACCGTCAAGCGACGCTCACCGTGTGCTTCATGGTCGGTTCCCTTGCGTGGTTCTTGCGAGAGAAGGTACTCACAAAATCAGCGGGGCTCGTGATCGGTGTTTGCGCGATCCTCGTGGCTGGGCTGACTTACGTGACTCTGGGCTTTCATCAAGTCGGGATCATCGCTTTCGCGTTTGCATGTATCTGGGCTGGCTGCGTGCTGCCCTTTCGCAAGGTCGGAGTCAAACGAGACTTCTCCTATGGCATGTACATCTACGGCTGGCCCGTCTTACAGATCGGTGCCTTCTTCGGTCTTCAGAAGCTGGGGCTTCCCCTCTATCTCGCTTCGACGCTCGTCGTGACGCTCGGGCTCGCAGCCGCGAGTTGGTATGTGATCGAGTCAAAGGCTCTTCGGTTGAAGGGCGCATCGGCACCGAGATGGCTCGTGGGCGAGCCTCGACTGGAGAGTGACCCAAGCTCTCGGAGAGGTGAAAAGGGCGTAGCGACGGAGTGACCGCGATGTGCGGCGGTCTGCGCAATGGATGCGGACGGCCTGCCCCAGTCGAGATGCTGCCGACCCCTACCGCAACTCTTTCCGCGGCATCACGATCTCTTTGATGATCAGGATGATCCCCGCCGAGATCGGGATGGCGACCAAGGCCCCGGGCAGCCCGAACAGCGTCGACCCGGCCAGCGCTGAGATCAGCACCACTGAGCCAGGCACCTGCACCGCCTTGCCCATCACCTTCGGCGTGAGGATGTATGCCTCGACCTGCATGTAGATCAGCATGAAGATGAGGACGACCAGGCCGGAGACGGGGGAGTGGATGAAGGCGAGGACCGTCATCGCCGCCGTGGTCAGCACCGTTCCGATCAACGGGATGAGGGTGATGAAGAAGGCGAGGATTCCGATCAGGAATGCGCCGGGCACGTCGGTGATCAGCAGCAGGATGACGCTGTAGACCGCGTTGAAGAACGCGAGCACCACCATCCCGCTCAGGTATTTGCCGAAGTTGCGCAGGATGCGTTCCGAGTATTTGACGAACGTGGGCCTGCGGGAGGCGGAGACCAGCTTGTATCCGGCCTCCTTCGTCGCGTCGTAGGTGGCGATGAAGTAGATGGTGAGGATGGCGATGAAGAAGCCGGAGGTCAGGCCGTTGACGACAGACAGGCCGAAGCCGACCAGGCCGGTGCCGAGGGAGGCCCACACCTCGGGTTTCTGCACTTCGGTCGAGACCCAGTTGACGAGGGCGCCGAGGACGCCGTTGCTGGAAGCGTTCGCCGGGTCGAACCAGCCTTGGGCGCGGAGGTTCGCCACCTCTTTCGGGATGGCCGTCGCCAGGAACTGGATCTGCTGGATGACCAGCGGGAGCACCACCCAGACGATCGTGATGATCACCGCGATGAGCAGCAGGATGACCGTGACGATCGCCCACGGCCGGGACATGTGCCTGCGCTGGAACCACCGGATGAGCGGGTCGAGGCCGACCGTGGCGAACATCGCGAGGAAGACCATGAAGATGATCGAGCGCAGGCCGTACAGGGCGAAGCCGGTGATGATCGCGCCGACAGCGCCCAGCGTGACGATGTAGCCGAGCGCCAGCGGGCTGCGCTGCAGCATGGACTGCTGCGGCGGCTGCGGCGGCTGCGTCGCCTGACCCTGCTGCGGCTGCTCTGTTGTGGCCGGTGGTGGGGCGTGTCTGGTGAGGCGCATGACGCCCTCCTCGGCTCGGTGTATGGCTGGTGCCGAGCGTATTGCCAGCGGGCTATCCGGGACAAGTCACTGCGGCATCGGCGCGGGATGCCGGCGGCGTTCGTTACGAATATGTAAACGCCTTTACTTCTATCTGTTTCGCTCTTGACGCCCGCATCCGGCGCATGCTTCACTTGCGGCAGCAATTAAGCAACGAGGTTTCATTGTAAGCGGGACGGGAGAACCGGCGGATGGCATTCGGTGGACACGGCCAGGAGCCGGACGCGTCGCGGCAGAGGGCGGCGAACGCCGCCCGGTGTGCGCTCGCCGTCCGGCAGGGCGGCCGCGGAACCGTCGCGCAGATCGCCGCACGCACGGGACTGTCCCGCCCGACCGTCGAAGTCGCCCTCACGACGATGCGCGAGCGCGGCCTGGTCGTCGAGGTCGACGAGCACACGCTCGGCGGCAGGGGAGCGGGACGCCCGGCGCGGCTCTACGACTTCGCCGCGGACGCCGGATACCTCGTGGGCGTCGACGTGGGCATCCACCGGGTGCGCGTCGCCATCGCCGACCTCGCCGGTGCGATCGTCGGCTGGTCGGAGCGCGAGATCGACGGCAGTTCACTCGGCGCCAACCGGATGAGCGTAGTGCGCCAGGTGGTCTCCGACAGCCTCGACGGGCACGAGGTCGACCGGTCGCGCCTGGTCGCGATGACCGTCGCCGTCTCCGGTCTCGTCGGCGAGGACGGCAAGCTCATCGTCTCCCGCAACTTCCCGGACTGGGAGGGCGTCGACATCGCCGGCCACCTGCGTTCCGAGTTCGGCTGCGAGGTGGTGGTCGAGAACGACATGCGGCTCGCCGCCCTCGCCGAGCACCGGATGGGCGCATCCCGCCTGGTCAACGACTCCGCGTACTTCTTCCTCGGGCACCGCATCTCGATGGGGCTCATCATCGACGGCAAGCTCCGTCGCGGCGCGCACTCCGCCGCCGGCGAGGTGGGCGAGATCGTCTTCTCGATGAAGGTGAACGAGGCCGGCCAGCTCAGCTGGAAGACCGCGCCCTCCGGCGAAGAGGTGTTCCGGATGGCCGTGGAGGGCGACGAGGGCGCCCGCGAGGAGATCGAGTCGTTCGTCGGCGGCCTCGCCACCGGCATCGCCACGCTCACGATGGCGGTCGACCCCGACGTGGTCGTGGTCGGCGGCGGTCTCTCCCGTGCGGGGGAAGCGCTGCTCGAACCGTTGAGGAGGGCCGTGATGCGCGAGATCCGGCTGCCCATCCACCCCACGATCATCCAGTCCGAGCTCGGCGCCGAATCCGTCGTGCTCGGGGCGCTCGCGCTCGCCTTCGGCCAGTCGGCCGAGCGGGTCTACGGGACGGCGGACGTGCCGGAGCCCGACATCGATGTCGCGGGGGCGAAGGCCCTCGCAGAGAGGATCACCGCATGAGTTCCACGGAAGCAGGGTCGCCGCTGAGGCTGGCCGTCATCGGCGTGGGGGCGCGGTCGTACATCGCGAGCCACGCGGTCGACTCCGGCAGCGGGACGATCGTGGCCGTCGCCGACCCCAGCAGTGCTGCCAGGGAGCGCGCCGCCGAGCAGTTCGGCGCGGGCATCGCCACCTTCGCGAGCCACCGCGACCTCATCGACGCCCGGGATGCGCAGGGCGGCAGCATCGTCGACGCCGCGTTCGTCACCTCCCCGGACCACACCCACGCCGAGATCG encodes the following:
- a CDS encoding ROK family transcriptional regulator; the protein is MAFGGHGQEPDASRQRAANAARCALAVRQGGRGTVAQIAARTGLSRPTVEVALTTMRERGLVVEVDEHTLGGRGAGRPARLYDFAADAGYLVGVDVGIHRVRVAIADLAGAIVGWSEREIDGSSLGANRMSVVRQVVSDSLDGHEVDRSRLVAMTVAVSGLVGEDGKLIVSRNFPDWEGVDIAGHLRSEFGCEVVVENDMRLAALAEHRMGASRLVNDSAYFFLGHRISMGLIIDGKLRRGAHSAAGEVGEIVFSMKVNEAGQLSWKTAPSGEEVFRMAVEGDEGAREEIESFVGGLATGIATLTMAVDPDVVVVGGGLSRAGEALLEPLRRAVMREIRLPIHPTIIQSELGAESVVLGALALAFGQSAERVYGTADVPEPDIDVAGAKALAERITA
- a CDS encoding acyltransferase, with product MTIFDPRQNSIGFLRLLFATLVIVEHAWPLGGFGTHLGRTENNVGFLCVEGFFALSGFLITRSASRQSTGRYLWHRILRIFPAYWVCLLVIAVVFAPIVWRTGHSLWRYFTATPTAVGYVLNNSLLSTMQQGIGGTLASNPFPNLWNGPLYTLYYEFICYLVVGGLAALGVLNAKTVLTVGAGVWVWLQLIEVGAAGVVDNRQATLTVCFMVGSLAWFLREKVLTKSAGLVIGVCAILVAGLTYVTLGFHQVGIIAFAFACIWAGCVLPFRKVGVKRDFSYGMYIYGWPVLQIGAFFGLQKLGLPLYLASTLVVTLGLAAASWYVIESKALRLKGASAPRWLVGEPRLESDPSSRRGEKGVATE
- a CDS encoding AI-2E family transporter, with the translated sequence MRLTRHAPPPATTEQPQQGQATQPPQPPQQSMLQRSPLALGYIVTLGAVGAIITGFALYGLRSIIFMVFLAMFATVGLDPLIRWFQRRHMSRPWAIVTVILLLIAVIITIVWVVLPLVIQQIQFLATAIPKEVANLRAQGWFDPANASSNGVLGALVNWVSTEVQKPEVWASLGTGLVGFGLSVVNGLTSGFFIAILTIYFIATYDATKEAGYKLVSASRRPTFVKYSERILRNFGKYLSGMVVLAFFNAVYSVILLLITDVPGAFLIGILAFFITLIPLIGTVLTTAAMTVLAFIHSPVSGLVVLIFMLIYMQVEAYILTPKVMGKAVQVPGSVVLISALAGSTLFGLPGALVAIPISAGIILIIKEIVMPRKELR
- a CDS encoding O-antigen polymerase; translation: MEFVALLVALAAAGFSMYRDRRSPLAWSLCLWAGIFLLYLLQPIRFEPLNWVTLIAISLGLIGLAAPSFLPHLKPHVARQGDRKLAFRRFLVVTIVIFALFVIGVIAFRAGVANAAGEAYEHLSLKEIRAAQNTVARGGGPVVLLAALGPVVSCLGVYGAYRFSRWWWLISVAAFGLVAQNPARINLLTLLVVTVVFWLYARQSLAKDDHPPGRKPFPIYVYVIMGVAVIAGLVYFTVVGASLSKNDTATEYSNWLPGWIAAPVLYFMGGIAAFSSATRMGVDPFQWGTTIFTPLKLVNAVFPDVHVPNTIAGAVHSPMWFNVYTGFGQMWFDFGYVGVFVLSAILGTLALYAHRRGEQGSMEWAWVAASSAALLFSLPQAFRLFNLDVLFQLALGAAAFYIIRWPGFRRRTPAKQPADAACADNENQR